CTGGGAGTTGCAAAGAGATATGAACGGCTGCAAGGGAGGGGCACACTTGAGGGGGCAtgcagcaggagcagccgCAACAGCCCCAGCAACAAGTGAAATATTCGCCGCCACTAAAGCaagataccaaaaaaaaacagaaaaaatttaaacccataaaaatgttttgaccGACGACAAGCGTCGATCGGGTGTTCTTGGGAACGTGATGCGCATCTTGATGACAGTAAGAGACCAGACTGCAGCCCGAATTGATGGCCCTTATAGGGTCAGGGACGCAGGGCAGTGATGGCCCACCACCACCTTATCCTTTTTTTGTACCATCCAGCCAACCTGGGCTTTTAAATTCCGGATGCTGTGCATCAGCCATTCGTAAGATGGTACTGCCACTGCTCGATTGCTAAGTGAAACAATGCCAAAGCCCGTAATTGCGCTATAAATCAATGTCTGCTCCACATTTTATCCGTCAGGTACTCAGGTACTCTGCTGACAAGATACAATTTAACGCAATTGGCTGGGTTACCATTTCCATTTGAAGGCTATTATAAATAACTGAAATTTGTTTGCGTCAGGCGGTGGAgcttattttaaaacaaaacatggACTGTTTCATCAGCATGATCCACCGAACAGGTTGTAGTTTAAGTTAAGACAGAAATATCAATTCGAAATAAGTAATGACTAATAATGATGAAACTAAATGACCTGGCCAGACAATTCAAATGGCTGGCCATGTTAACAGATTCAAAAATATGACCCAACCCGATTTTCTTCTATAAAAAGTACAAGTTCCCAGAATAGCCGAGCGTTTGTTGAAAAATTCGGCCAGTTTTATTTACTTCTGGCGAGTTTTTTATGCCGCATAGTTCTGTGCTAATTATGTGATGAAATTTACTACTTTTTTGGCATCCTGTGGCTGcttcccttttttttctgcgTTATTTGAGTTTGGCGCAGAAATGTTTACGCATAGGCCTGATTAATAACTCCCACAGTTTGGCAAAAAGAGCAAAAGTTCGAGGAAGGGGAAAGTTGCATGTTTCTAGTCCGAGTAGTACACATTTCCCTGTGCCGTCTGAAGAGCCTATTAGTTATAAGTGAATACAACTTGAAGTCAAGCAGCTTGTTGCAATCTCGAACCGAATGAGTTGGGCAAATAGGCAAATAGAAAATTGCCAATGTTTGGAGAGGGGTATGTGGGTGGGATCGGGTACGGGTACGGGTACGGGATCGAGACCTTACAGTCGCGACAGCTACATTATGATGCCTCTAATTAGCTTCGCTGCTGTGTGTTGATGCTCTTGTGGCAAAGactattgctgctgctgctgttgctgctgcacttCAAGTGGCTGGTGCAACATTGgccataaaaatttgtttacatGTCGAACATTGCATTTTGTCAGCTAGTGAAATTTATGGGTCAGTAAGTTGCCGAAGTGAAACGCAGAAAATCTTGTCGTGGAAACTCTTTCCCTTTTCTGGCAGCCCCCCCAACGACTCTGTCTTTGACTGCGCTTAAACTGTGCATTCTGTTTGCTCATTTGCTCTGCTCGTTGGCCAAATGCGTGgcaaatatttcattaggcATTTGTGCAAACTTTGTTGTGCCTTTTAGCCCCGAAACGCTGCAACTTTGTAGGCAGACCCATAACCCTTCGGTGTTTGTGTGCTGCAACTGTCAAGGGACAAAACTGTTGCATAATCTCACTCAGTGCTCAGTGCTCCGCTTTCGGTAAACACTCCAGGGCAAAGGCACTCACTCACTATGCGtgtgtttattattttcactACTCAATTAagttaaattaattttgaaattgATAATTGCTTGGCTGGGCTGGGCTGCCAGTCAAaatggcagcagcagccatcTCCTGCTATGAAGCaactccagcagcagcatcacccttgcagcaacagcatccTCTATATGGAGGATGTCGCTCCCACTCTGTGTGCGTTGCTTTatgcaaatgcaattaaaatttcaacaaTGCAAACATTTACTTCCGTTGCAACAAATGTCGTCGAGCTAGCCGCCCTCTGCCTTGCCAAACCCGCATCTTCATAGAGTcatcaccatcatcatcatcagctcCAGCTTCGACAGCttccaacagcaacagaaacatGAAGATGAACATTTACCTGGCCACACCTCAGCCACAATTTGGCGTTTTGCATTAGTCTGTATTTGTCTTGCGATAATTGTATGACTATGTAATTGTATTTAAACAAACGTGAGCGTGTATGTCACACATTTGCACTTATCCTTCCGTCTAATGAGATGTATCTCTGCCTAATTGCTGGTGAGGCACTCCAGTCACGCACAAAGCACTAGTAACACTACTAGATTTGACTACCAGATATAAAACACATGTTTAATATTCTATTTGGAGTATAAAATTGGCATGCTTTGATGTATAAAGCTCTAATCCAGatctaataataaaataataccctctgcaagggtataatgatcTGCTGTAACTTAAGTTCCACTCTTGAGGAGAGGATGTAGAAGATCAGTGTTGTGTTTCCCGATTCGGGACTACTTTTGCAATTAAATCAGAGGCATTTGCAGAAAGCCGGCCCTCTGCTGAAATTCCAGCATTGCCTGGGTTTCGTTTTTTACAATGaacataaaaaactaaaggGGGCAGTGAAGTCAAACGACTGCAGCTGGCTAGTGGGGGCCATGGGCATTCCATCTTCATTTCATCAAAGGGCCCGGGACCAGCAGAGGCAGCTGTGGCATGCAGCATGCAGATATTGCATGCCTCGCCTTTTGATTAAAGCTTTGCCCTTAATCAATTGGCATGGGAACGCCTTGAAGACCGGGATAGAATGGGATGGCTGGGGGAGATACCCGGTGGGTGCAAGTCAGAGGATGAGTCatgtaaacaaataaaatgccGGCCTCCGTGGTCAGGTGTGAAATTTGGCCAGAATTTATTTGTATTGCTCGGAGCATTGTTTGGATTTCAAGTTCCTTGAAACTGAAAAACATACACATATTTTTTGGTTAGCTTGAGATTCCTTTTTGTTTGGCATAAAGATTAGCCGTAATATGTTTTCGGTCTTGAGTTTGGCGGCTAAGTGCACGCACTTGTGGAGTAAGTGCCGCAGatagtgttgttgttgcagctcATTAGCAGACCAGGCGCTTTATTTACGACGGTCATTGCAACATTCTACCCCAGAATGCATCGCGATGCATGGCAGGCATTTGAAAGCAATTACACGATCATGAATATCTCTAGCCTGCTGGATGCTGGAGACTGGAGGAGACGGGAGATGCAAGCGGAGTGCGCCATTAGAGAGTGAGAGTGAGTGCATCTGTGGCCTGGATTTGCATCCATGCCAGCAATGCTACTTGTTCAAGTTGACTGATAATCGCCGCAATTGTAGGGCTAAGTGAAAGGGTGGCCGCCTCGCTACCAGAGCTCCCAGAGCTCTCTCCGCATCTATGCAGTGATTGGCGCtgccttttaaaaaaatattatcacCGCTTAACGCTGCTTCCCAAATGCCATTGTAATGCCACTGGCAGACAATGAACAATGGGCGGCCATTGTCGGGCAGCTAAGGCGTTCCGATTGCTGGCCAGAAAGGCAACAGCGATCCGTTAATTGGCTTTGAGACGGCTGCTTTGATACAGCCAAGTCCTTGCCACTTTGGCTGGGCCAGGGAGAAACCGGGTCAGACCACTGGTGGCATTAGCTTCCGACGAATTTAGCATTTCCTCCGTTTGTTTGACATTTATGCGGTGGTGGCGGTCGGTGGTTCACATGACATGTGTAACTTATTTGACGATTGCGCCAACTGTTTGTGCTCGTGTCACGTGGCATCCGCCGCATGTGGCAATAACAATGTTTTTTGGCCCCCTCCTCACCATGGGCCAAATCCCAAATCCGGCTGTGTTCTTAGAGTTATGCTGGCATTTCCCTTTAAAGTCAAAGCTTATTTATTGTTGTAAGTGGAATGGCTAAGGTATAGGAAGCTGTATTAGACATTCATTGTGCTTCTTTATAGCCCCTATTTTAGGCAatttctcccacagtgcctaTATCCACTTTATATCGCTCTGATTCGGGCCTGAACTAGCCGGGAGATTTTGCGTAATCAGCAGCCGCCGCCGCGTATGAAATCGAAATCAAGAAATACTCTTGCGGTTTCTGTCGCTTCAGCAGTTTCCTTGGAACTGCCCAATTAATACGGCTGGTCCTGGTTTTTGGCAGGGGTCCTGGTCGCAGCATCCTTCTTGCATGACGCAATAACGGAGGAGGCGACCGGGTGACGCCGCCCCCGGTCCCTTGACAGAGCCCCCTCCGAAAAAGAAAACTCAATGGACTGTGAAATGTGTGCCGTTGTCGGTTGTCGGTTGCCGTTGTCCTTGCCAAAGCAATAGGTGTCCTGGCATTGGTTTCAAAAGGGAAATGCGCTCAaattgcattaaaatgccAACACAGAAGCATAAAAATTATGGCCACACTTGGCGCCCGGCCCCCGGCACTGAGGCTGTCATAAGCAGCACGCCTGCTGTGGCAAGGACCAAGGATGTTGGGGACACTGGTGCTGGGTGCTGGATGCTGGATGCTGTCGAGGAAGCCAGGAGGCGAGCGCCATCAGTCGGAGGCGTCCAAGCGTAACGAAACGAAGACTCCCTGCACGCAGCGTCAGAAATTAAATTGGCAAGCCCCCAACAACGGATGCAGCACTGCACGGACTGCAATGTTCCCTGCAACATTGAACGCCTTTGACATATTCACGCAACTTGTCCTCGGGCAGGGCGTCCTCCTTGGCCTCGCCGGGCAAAGTTAAGAAGCGAACCGACGACGCGGCGTCGGATTGTCTGCGGCATAATCATATATTCTCTGGCGCGGTACTTATTATTTGCTTGTTCTCCGCTTTGggttttgtccttttttcagatttttctcctttttttttggcaaatcgGCAGGAAGTGCTGCTAAATTATGTCTTGTTTATGTGGCATTGCATATTTATGGTCCGTGCGGCGGcgcataataaaaaaattcttacCGAAGAAATTGCAGATTCTTCCTTGACCAAGTCCCACTCTTGCCGCCTCAAATCCACCAACCAACCCATTGTCCCCAACCACTGGATTAGCCGCAAAAACAAGTTCAATGTTTGCTTGCTCTGGCTAGTGGGCATAAACAAGTTCATCATGCTGTCGCCGCGAAGCCCTACAAAACTTTGTTTGTGCCCCTTCGCTGGACGCGGTCTGGCCTGGTCTGGGGTCTGGTTTGAGAAAGTCCCACTCCAATTAGCGTCCCCTCGCCATATCCTCCCGCTGCTTGTCCAGCCTGTTGATTCTTTTTAATGAGTCTGAGCACTCGTGTGTCCAAGCATGCGGCAAAGTCAACAAATATCTGCAACAAGTCAACACGTGACTCCGGTCCCATGATTTTAATGAATGGCCCAGTTGTCCGAGAATAAGGTGGCGTTTAATTAAACCATCTCCATTGCTCTTCCTTTTCAGCTCAACTGCCTTGGTAGCATTCATTGTACTGGCCGGCATCCACGACTCCCAGAGCAGACACGTAAGTATGACGGTCTGTAGAGCGGATCAGCGTCTTACCCTTTGGTTTCCATTTCAGCAAGGATTCCGACAGAAAAGACAATATGGTGCGAACATGTACTTACCGGAGAGTTCCGTAACGCCCGGCGGAGAAGGCGATGATCCCAGCGAGTGGTCCGACTGGAGCTCCCCCTCCGACTGCTCCCGTACCTGTGGCGGAGGTGTCTCCTACCAGACTAGAGAGTGCCTGCGAAGGGAGTAAGTTATCAAATCTCATTCTTTAAATTCGATATCATTCTAACGAACTTGCACCTGTATCTATTCCAACAGCCATTATGGAGAGGCAATCTGCAGTGGCGGCAACCGTCGTTACTACTCCTGCAACACGCAGGACTGTCCGGAGCAGGATCCCGACTTCCGTGCCCTCCAGTGTTCGCGCTTCGATGACCAGCCCTTCGATGATATCTACCACGAGTGGGTGCCGTACACAAACGCGCCCAATCCTTGTGAGCTGAACTGCATGCCCAAGGGCGAGCGCTTCTACTACCGCCAGAAAGAGAAGGTAGTGGATGGCACCCGGTGTAACGACAAGGATCTGGACGTGTGCGTGGATGGCCAGTGTATGCCCGTGGGCTGCGACATGATGCTGGGAAGCGACGCCAAGGAGGACAAGTGTCGCAAGTGTGGCGGTGACGGCAGTACCTGCAAAACCATTCGCAACACTTTCACCACCAAGGACCTTGCTCCAGGATACAATgatctgctgctgttgccgcaAGGAGCCACTAACATCCGTGTCGAGGAGACGGCGCCCTCCAGCAACTACTTGGCCTGCCGCAACCACAGCGGCCACTACTACCTGAACGGTGACTGGCGCATCGACTTCCCGCGACCAATGCTCTTCGCCAACTCCTGGTGGAACTATCAGCGCAAGCCCATGGGCTTTGCGGCTCCCGACCAGCTAACTTGCAGCGGTCCCATCTCGGAGAGCATCTTCATTGTAATGCTGGTTCAGGAGAAGAACGTAAGCATCGACTACGAGTACAGCATCCCGGAATCTCTGAGCCATTCTGAACCGGACACGCACACGTGGACCCATCTGGAGTTCAGCCCCTGCACTGCCAAGTGTGGTGGTGGCACTCAGCGACGTGGTGTTACCTGCAACAACCGCCTTACCCTAGCAGAGGTTAATCCCTCTCTGTGCGATGCCAAATCCAAGCCTGTTGAAGAGCAAGCTTGTGGAACGGAACCCTGTGCCCCTCACTGGGTGGAGGGAGAGTGGACCAAGTGTTCCAAGGGCTGTGGATCCGATGGCTCCCAGAACAGAACAGTAACTTGTGAACGAATTTCCTCCAGCGGGTAAGAAGTGtagataattttatttaaaaaacaaaactaaaataaaactttcttAGTGAACACACCGTTGAAGACGATGCCGTTTGCCTGAAGGAAGTCGGAAACAAGCCAGCCACGATCAAGGAATGTAATCGGGACATCAAGAACTGCCCCAAGTACCATCTGGGACCCTGGACACCGTGTGATAAGCTCTGCGGTGACGGCAAACAAACAAGGAAGGTCACCTGCTACATCAAGGAGGACGGACGCAAACGCGTTCTGCCCGATGAGGACTGCGTTGAAGACAAGCCAGAGGAGGAGAAGACCTGCCTGTTGGCGCCTTGTGAGGGCGTTGATTGGATCATCTCGCAGTGGAGTGGAGTAAGTCGACTATTAATGGTTTTAGTTATTCAATGCTTAGCTCTATTTTTCTGCAGTGCAATGCTTGTGGGCAAAACACTGAGACTCGCACAGCTATTTGTGGCAACAAGGATGGAAAGGAGTATCCCGAAAAGTTCTGTGAGCCCGAAGTGCCCTCCCTTACCCGACCCTGCACGGCGCCCAAGTGCCAGGCCCAGTGGTTCTCGTCCGAGTGGAGCAAGTGCTCCGCCGCCTGCGGAAAGGGAGCCAAATCTCGTATTGTCATATGTGGAGAGTTCGATGGAAAAACTGTAACTCCAGCCTCTGATGATTCCAAATGTGACAAAGCAACCAAGCCCGAATCCGAGCAGGAGTGTGAAGGTGAAGAGAAGGAATGTCCTGGAGAATGGTTCACCGGACCTTGGGGAGAATGCAGCAAGTCATGTGGTGGCGGTGAACGGGTTCGTGAAGTCCTCTGCCTATCAAATGGAACCAAGTCGTTGACCTGCGACGAATCGAAGCTCGAATCTCTCTCTGAAAAATGTAATACCGAAGCGTGCAATGAGGATGAGATCCTGCCCCTGACCAGCACTGACAAACCTATCGAGGATGATGAGGAGGAGTGCGATGAGGATGGTATCGAACTGGTTATTGATAGCTTGTCAGATGATTTACAGACCTCCGAAGGTGTCGATTTAGATGGCGAGGCAAAGACGGAAACTACAATTGAGGCTGAAGAGCTGATGTTGAGTGACAGTCCTTCGACGCCTGACGACGAGTCTTCCTCAACAGGAAGCACGGTTGAGGGCTCTGGAGACGACTCCGAATCAACGACAGACAGCGGAATTTCTACTGAAGGAAGCGGTGATGACGAAGACACTTCTGAATCCAGCTCAGATGCATCAACCGATGTGTCCAGCTCAACAGACAGCGTTTCCAGCTCCAGCGAATCAAGCGATGCAACCTCTGAAGCAACCTCTGAAGGCTCCTCTGTTTCCGATTCTAGCGGATCTACTGATGGATCCTCGGAGGGATCTACAGATGTATCGGAGGGCTCAACGGAAGCATCTGCCTCCTCCTCTACCGATGTTTCTGGCAGTACAGATGCCACGGGTGGATCTACAGACTCATCATCGGTTGGCTCAACGGACGTCTACGACTCCGACTCTACTGATGTTTCTGGCTCCACGGATGTCACTGAATCCACGGTTGCTTCAAGCGACTCTTCTGACCAGACATCAGATAAGGCTGAATCCTCTACTGAGGCATCTGCTTCCTCCGCCTTTGATTCTACTGAGGCTAATGACAGTTCCACTGACTCATCTAGCTCTACCGATAGTTCCAAGAGCACATCAGATTCATCTACGGACTCCACAGAATCCACCTCCGATAACACCACACCAACTACACCCGAATCGTCCACTGACTCGACAGAGTCTTCAACTGATGTTTCTTCCTCATCCGAGTCCTCGACAAGCAGTGAAGCATCGACCGAATCTAGTGTTAGCTCTTCCGATTCTACTGCTGCGGAGACTAGTGAAGCATCCAGCGATGGAGACACGACTGAAGCAAATACTAGTGAGTCCACATCCGATTCAGGTGCAACTGACACCAGTGATGGATCTAGCGACGGATCTAGTGACACAACGACTGAAGTGGGCAGCACGGATACCGGCTCCACTGATGGCTCTAGTGACGGCTCAACCGACAGTGCCAGCTCCGATGGTTCTTCAGTGTCTACCGAAGCGTCTAAATCTTCAAGCCTCGGCTCAACAGAAAGCACTGAAGCTGGCGCCAGCGAGGGCTCGACCACAGAGGGCAGCACAGGATCGACAGATGTTTCCGACTCCACAACTGCCGGTTCATCGTCTGCCACCGATCTCACAAGCTCCTCAGAAGCCACTGATTCTTCAGCTTCCACGGATTCCGTTTCCACAGACTCAACGCAGAGCACTGAAAGTGATGGTACTGATGAAACCACCGAAAGTGGTCCTACTGAAGAGAGTTCTTCCGAAGGATCCACCGACAGCACAACAGAAGGATCAACTGATAGCTCGTTGTCTACAGATGGCAGCAGCAGTACTACCGACATTTGGAGCTCAACCGACAAGGATGAGGACGAGACCAGCACTCCTTACTCCTTTGAGACCACGGTCAGCAAGGGCTCGACTCGCAAATGCAAGCCGAAAACAAAGAGCTGCGTCAAATCGAAGTATGGATGCTGTCCAGATGGCAAATCCACTCCCAAAGGACCCTTCGACGAGGGATGCCCCATTGCCAAGACTTGTGCCGATACCAAGTTCGGATGCTGTCTGGATGGAGTGTCTCCTGCCAAGGGCAAGAACAACAAGGGCTGCCCCAAGTCCCAGTGCGCCGAAAGTCTCTTCGGATGTTGTCCCGATAAGTTCACTGCTGCCGAAGGTGAGGACAATGAGGGATGTCCCGAGACAACCACTGTTGCAACCACAACCACAACCGAGGAATCGAAACCAGAGGAAACCACCGAAACCGAGATTGAAGGCTCTGGAGCACCGGAACAGGAAATTGTCCAGAAGTCTTGCTCATTCGGCAAATACGGATGCTGCCCTGACGCAAAGACTCCAGCCACAGGCGAAAACTTCGAAGGATGTGAACAGCCAAAGACACCCGAGGGCTGCAGTGCCTCCGAACATGGTTGCTGCCCAGATGGGCGCACCGCTGCCAGAGGTCCCAATGGCCAGGGTTGTGCTCCCTGCACCTCAGAACGCTTTGGTTGCTGCCCAGACAACGAAACTCCTGCCCACGGTCCCAACAGAGAAGGCTGCTGCTTGTCCAGCCCCCATGGCTGCTGTCCCGACAACGTTTTGGCTGCCCGAGGACCCAACTTTGAAGGCTGCGAGTGCCACTACACGCCCTACGGTTGCTGTCCGGACAAAAAGACTGCCGCCCATGGTTACAACCAGGAGGGCTGCCCATGCGAAACGACCCAGCACGGCTGCTGTCCCGACAAGATCACCGCCGCCAAGGGACCCAAGTTCGAGGGCTGCCCCTGCGAGGCCACCCAGTTTGGCTGCTGCCCCGACGGCATCACCTTCGCCAAGGGACCTCACCACCATGGTTGCCACTGCACCCAGACGGAATTCAAGTGCTGCGAGGACGAAAAGACCCCTGCCAAGGGACCAAACTTCGAAGGCTGCACCTGCTTGGAGAGCAAGTTCGGCTGCTGCCCCGACGGAGTCAGCAAGGCGACGGACGAGAAGTTTGGAGGCTGCGAAAATGTCCAGGAGCCGCCGCAGAAGGCCTGTGGGCTCGCCAAGGAAACTGGAACTGGCGGAAACTTCAGTGTCAAGTACTACTTCGATACTGCCTATGGAGGCTGTGCTCGGTTCTGGTATGGTGGCCGCGATGGCAACGCAAATCGGTTCGAGAGCGAGGCCGAGTGCAAGGAGACCTGCCAGGAATACAGTGGCCCACACATCTGCCTGCTGCCCAAGAGCTCTGGACCCTGTTCAGGCTTTAGCAAGAAATGGTACTTCGATGAGGAGCGCAACCGGTGCGAGGAGTTCCAATATGGAGGCTGCTACGGCACCAACAACCGATTTGACAGCTTGGAACAGTGTCAGAATAAATGTGCTGTCAGCGAGAGCCTTCGTAAGAATTTTTACTCCAAAAAAAGAggacttttaattttattaaaaaatatatatacttacaGCCACCTGCGAGCAGCCCGTGGAGAGCGGACCTTGCAACGGAAACTTTGAACGATGGTTCTATGACAACCAAACCGACATCTGCCGACCCTTCACCTACGGAGGCTGCAAGGGCAACAAGAACAACTACCCGACGGAGCACGCTTGCAACTACAACTGCCGCCAGCCGGGCGTGCTCAAAGGTTTGAGATCAGATTTACTTTGTTGTGTTTTCTTTTACTGGGTTTTGGGTTTAGTTATCAGATAAGTCTTGCCTAAGGTTTTAAGTAGTTTTAAGCTTAAACTTGAATCTTTATCCTGGTTAACGGTATGTTATTCCCGCACTCTCCTTTTCCTTCCAAAATGCTTGGTTACTTGGTTTATTGTATGCGCATGATTGCTTGTTACTTGTTATGCTGACCACCTGACTCCACCACCCGCACCTGCCTCCAACTCTACACCTGTCTCCTCCTGCACCTTTATCCTTCGTCCCCCAAAAGAGCACTGCTCGCTGCCTAAGCAAACTGGTGATTGCAGCGAACGCCTCGCCAAGTGGCACTTCTCCGAGAGCGAGAAGCGCTGCGTGCCCTTCTACTACACTGGTTGTGGTGGCAACAAGAACAACTTCCCCACCTTGGAGTCCTGCGAGGACCATTGCCCCCGGCAAGTTGGTAAGCTTTCAATGTTGTCTGCCCAAGCGGCTGCTTTCAATGTGTCCACCATTGTCCTTGAACACCCTCCTATACTGAACCTCTGCCTCCCCCAACCCCTACAGCCAAGGACATCTGCGAGATCCCAGCCGAGGTGGGCGAGTGCGCCAACTACGAGGCCGCCTGGTACTATGACACAGGCGATCAGAGCTGCCGTCAGTTCTACTACGGAGGCTGTGGAGGCAACGAGAATCGCTTCACCAGCGAAGAGGCCTGTCTGGCTCGCTGTGAGCGCAAACCTGAGCCGACTACCACTCCCCAACCAGCTCCCAGCAGCTTGCACATCTGCGACGAAGCCGTCGACGCTGGCAGCGATAGCAATTGGAAACTTAGATGGTACTTTGAGCGATCTAGTGGGGCTTGCCGTCAATTCTATTATGGCGGTTCTGGCGGCAATGGCAATCGCTTCGAAACGGAGTCAGAATGCCAGGAGAAATGCAACagacagcaggagcagcaacagccAGCTCCAGCCCCGGCCCCATCCAGAGAGCCTCCGCCACCGGCAGCTCCGGCCCAGTGCGAACAGCCCGCTGCTCCTGGTGAGTGCGGTGACTGGGTGCTCAAGTGGAACTACAACTCAACGGAGGGACGCTGCCAGCAGTTCTACTACGGCGGCTGTGGCGGCAACGATAACCGTTTTGATTCTGAGGAGGATTGTTCCGCTCGTTGTAGCAGCTCTCCAACCATAGACACAAGATTTGGTGAATCTGAGCCGGATACGTCCAAGTGTTTCCTCAACGCAGAGCCCGGCAATTGCTATGATAACGCGACCCGCTGGTTCTACAACAGCCAGGAGGGACTCTGCGACGAATTCGTGTTCACCGGTTGTGGAGGCAACGCCAATAACTACGCCAGCGAAGAGGAGTGCCAGGAACAGTGCCACGATGCCCAGACCACATGCTCGCTGCCGCCGGTCCGAGGTCGTTGTGACGATCTCTCCCGACGGTGGTACTTTGACGAGCGCAGCGGACGCTGCCACGAGTTTGAGTTCACTGGATGCCGCGGCAACCGCAACAATTTCTTCTCGGAACAGGAGTGTCTTGGCTACTGTAATCCGGGAGCGCAGCCTGTGGAGCccccagcaccagcaccgGTAAGTTCATCAGTGTCTTCAATTAAGAATTCATATTAATATGATCACCGTTTTCACATGCCTCCAGACCTACTCAGTGTGCACTCTGGCCCCAGAGGCTGGTGAGTGCGATAACATCACCACTGCCTGGTTCTACGACAACGAGCAGATGGCCTGCACAGCCTTCTCGTACAGTGGATGCGGTGGAAACGGAAACCGCTTCGAGACCCGCGACCAGTGCGAGCGGCAATGCGGCGAGTTCAAGGGAGTGGGTAAGTGTGGCGAATTCGGGATGGGGGGGTTTAGGTGTTTCAGGTGATTTAATGTTTCGCGTTAGACGTTTGCAATGAGCCGGTGACGACGGGTCCGTGCACTCAGTGGCAGACCAAGTACTTCTTCAACCGCCAGAC
The Drosophila bipectinata strain 14024-0381.07 chromosome 3R, DbipHiC1v2, whole genome shotgun sequence DNA segment above includes these coding regions:
- the Ppn gene encoding papilin isoform X2; this translates as MDLSRRLCSTALVAFIVLAGIHDSQSRHQGFRQKRQYGANMYLPESSVTPGGEGDDPSEWSDWSSPSDCSRTCGGGVSYQTRECLRRDHYGEAICSGGNRRYYSCNTQDCPEQDPDFRALQCSRFDDQPFDDIYHEWVPYTNAPNPCELNCMPKGERFYYRQKEKVVDGTRCNDKDLDVCVDGQCMPVGCDMMLGSDAKEDKCRKCGGDGSTCKTIRNTFTTKDLAPGYNDLLLLPQGATNIRVEETAPSSNYLACRNHSGHYYLNGDWRIDFPRPMLFANSWWNYQRKPMGFAAPDQLTCSGPISESIFIVMLVQEKNVSIDYEYSIPESLSHSEPDTHTWTHLEFSPCTAKCGGGTQRRGVTCNNRLTLAEVNPSLCDAKSKPVEEQACGTEPCAPHWVEGEWTKCSKGCGSDGSQNRTVTCERISSSGEHTVEDDAVCLKEVGNKPATIKECNRDIKNCPKYHLGPWTPCDKLCGDGKQTRKVTCYIKEDGRKRVLPDEDCVEDKPEEEKTCLLAPCEGVDWIISQWSGCNACGQNTETRTAICGNKDGKEYPEKFCEPEVPSLTRPCTAPKCQAQWFSSEWSKCSAACGKGAKSRIVICGEFDGKTVTPASDDSKCDKATKPESEQECEGEEKECPGEWFTGPWGECSKSCGGGERVREVLCLSNGTKSLTCDESKLESLSEKCNTEACNEDEILPLTSTDKPIEDDEEECDEDGIELVIDSLSDDLQTSEGVDLDGEAKTETTIEAEELMLSDSPSTPDDESSSTGSTVEGSGDDSESTTDSGISTEGSGDDEDTSESSSDASTDVSSSTDSVSSSSESSDATSEATSEGSSVSDSSGSTDGSSEGSTDVSEGSTEASASSSTDVSGSTDATGGSTDSSSVGSTDVYDSDSTDVSGSTDVTESTVASSDSSDQTSDKAESSTEASASSAFDSTEANDSSTDSSSSTDSSKSTSDSSTDSTESTSDNTTPTTPESSTDSTESSTDVSSSSESSTSSEASTESSVSSSDSTAAETSEASSDGDTTEANTSESTSDSGATDTSDGSSDGSSDTTTEVGSTDTGSTDGSSDGSTDSASSDGSSVSTEASKSSSLGSTESTEAGASEGSTTEGSTGSTDVSDSTTAGSSSATDLTSSSEATDSSASTDSVSTDSTQSTESDGTDETTESGPTEESSSEGSTDSTTEGSTDSSLSTDGSSSTTDIWSSTDKDEDETSTPYSFETTVSKGSTRKCKPKTKSCVKSKYGCCPDGKSTPKGPFDEGCPIAKTCADTKFGCCLDGVSPAKGKNNKGCPKSQCAESLFGCCPDKFTAAEGEDNEGCPETTTVATTTTTEESKPEETTETEIEGSGAPEQEIVQKSCSFGKYGCCPDAKTPATGENFEGCEQPKTPEGCSASEHGCCPDGRTAARGPNGQGCAPCTSERFGCCPDNETPAHGPNREGCCLSSPHGCCPDNVLAARGPNFEGCECHYTPYGCCPDKKTAAHGYNQEGCPCETTQHGCCPDKITAAKGPKFEGCPCEATQFGCCPDGITFAKGPHHHGCHCTQTEFKCCEDEKTPAKGPNFEGCTCLESKFGCCPDGVSKATDEKFGGCENVQEPPQKACGLAKETGTGGNFSVKYYFDTAYGGCARFWYGGRDGNANRFESEAECKETCQEYSGPHICLLPKSSGPCSGFSKKWYFDEERNRCEEFQYGGCYGTNNRFDSLEQCQNKCAVSESLPTCEQPVESGPCNGNFERWFYDNQTDICRPFTYGGCKGNKNNYPTEHACNYNCRQPGVLKAKDICEIPAEVGECANYEAAWYYDTGDQSCRQFYYGGCGGNENRFTSEEACLARCERKPEPTTTPQPAPSSLHICDEAVDAGSDSNWKLRWYFERSSGACRQFYYGGSGGNGNRFETESECQEKCNRQQEQQQPAPAPAPSREPPPPAAPAQCEQPAAPGECGDWVLKWNYNSTEGRCQQFYYGGCGGNDNRFDSEEDCSARCSSSPTIDTRFGESEPDTSKCFLNAEPGNCYDNATRWFYNSQEGLCDEFVFTGCGGNANNYASEEECQEQCHDAQTTCSLPPVRGRCDDLSRRWYFDERSGRCHEFEFTGCRGNRNNFFSEQECLGYCNPGAQPVEPPAPAPTYSVCTLAPEAGECDNITTAWFYDNEQMACTAFSYSGCGGNGNRFETRDQCERQCGEFKGVDVCNEPVTTGPCTQWQTKYFFNRQTQRCEPFTYGGCDGTGNRFNDLYECQAVCIGAREPAGVSSKEICLLPLAMGHCNGPSVHERRWYYDDSHGTCISFIYAGCSGNQNNFRSFEACTSLCGNTNPVENETNNEIGQGQCDSFDAECRDIRCPYGVRRQAAPAQPECAQCVCENPCDGYNCPEGQQCAIEVTGDRQFIPVCRDVNKPGSCPALAANVSNCNRECYTDADCRGDNKCCSDDCGQICVRPARSDLPSSTQAPVLVYPGDRRVALEPKRPEELDVQTSIGGIAVLRCFATGNPAPNVTWSLKNVVIDTNQGRYVLTSSGDLTIVQVRQTDDGTYVCVASNGLGDPVRREVVLQVTDPVPIPAYIFGDKNVTQIVQLNAPAVIRCPSGGYPRPHVSWWRNNKLFGLNGKRAEMDREDYSLVFNSIQLSDLGPYTCEVYITGRPVTLRVTLKAVGPARALTNEDAEYLQYVLAPATRPVTQRPSYPYFPTRPPYVPSPQVNAHAVVALDQANKYLPGSTIALSCSVQGYPAPNVTWIKDNVPLYESDRVQITTQPHRLVLSDVTTEDSGKYGCKASNAFSYFVSEEKVNIQSAIPVSPECIDNPYFANCRLIVQGRYCFNPYYAKFCCRSCTLAGQIVGQHPNAV